The Ahaetulla prasina isolate Xishuangbanna chromosome 3, ASM2864084v1, whole genome shotgun sequence genome window below encodes:
- the GSS gene encoding glutathione synthetase isoform X1: MSSVFQWLHRNLNPRKGRGVLVSISALSRGCRSRRLSSLTGREKWEDPVVPINSKLFSVFAMTTLWKDILQNVQLIQYVAPIAIDVALLEGVLMRTKDDPNASDVVNFAPFTLFPSPVPKSLLEQAYSIQQDFNLLVDKVSQDTEFLEVTLASILKVDDFTAQLFKIYKQVLDEGIAQSLVLGINRSDYMFDYGADGSPALKQVEINTIAASFGGLTSRTTTVHRHVLNVLGKSKEASKLLSNNPSKGIAMGIARAWELYGSDRAVVMFLVEEAQRNIFDQRCIENELWIRNIKVIRKSFKDVFEKASLDSEKKLYIDGEEVAVVYYREGYMPRSYNEQNWEARLLLEKSRAVKCPDIATQLVGTKKVQQELSRPGVLERFLPNEPEAVARLRATFTGLYSLEMDEEGDKMVAIAIADPDRFVLKPQREGGGNNLYGDELKQVLEKIKDSSERTSYILMDKIKAPPTLNYLLRAHCPLKISECVSELGIFGVYIRHGQKFVMNKHVGHLLRTKAMEHADGGVAAGVAVLDTPYVI, encoded by the exons ATGTCTTCTGTTTTTCAATGGTTGCATAGAAATTTAAATCCGAGGAAAGGGCGAGGTGTGTTAGTGAGTATCAGTGCTCTGAGCCGAGGATGTAGGAGCCGACGCCTTTCCTCACTCACTGGAAGGGAGAAATGGGAGGACCCAGTGGTGCCCATTAACTCAAAGCTTTTCTCAG TCTTTGCAATGACTACGCTTTGGAAAGATATTTTGCAAAATGTGCAGCTCATTCAATATGTGGCTCCCATTGCAATAGATGTAGCACTACTTGAAGGTGTTCTAATGAGGACTAAAGATGACCCCAATGCTTCTGAT GTTGTGAATTTTGCACCTTTTACACTGTTCCCATCTCCAGTACCAAAAAGTCTGCTTGAACAAGCCTATTCCATTCAACAAGATTTTAACCTACTAGTGGATAAAGTTAGCCAGGATACAGAATTTCTAGAAGTCACTCTTGCCAG TATCCTTAAAGTGGATGATTTTACAGCTCAACTGTTTAAAATTTATAAGCAGGTTTTGGATGAAGGAATTGCTCAG TCATTGGTTTTAGGAATCAATCGCTCTGATTACATGTTTGACTATGGTGCAGATGGTTCTCCAGCTCTAAAACAAGTGGAGATAAATACCATTGCTGCAAGCTTTGGAGGCCTCACATCTCGAACCACTACAGTACACCG GCATGTGCTGAATGTTTTGGGGAAATCAAAGGAAGCCTCAAAATTGCTTTCCAATAATCCATCGAAAGGAATTGCTATGGGCATTGCAAGAGCTTGGGAACTCTACGGCTCAGATAG aGCAGTGGTGATGTTTCTGGTTGAAGAGGCTCAGAGAAATATTTTTGACCAACGTTGTATAGAAAATGAACTATGGATAAG GAATATCAAGGTGATCCGAAAAAGTTTTAAAGATgtgtttgaaaaagcatctttggacagtgAAAAGAAACTGTATAT AGATGGGGAGGAAGTAGCAGTGGTATATTACAGAGAAGGCTATATGCCAAGAAGTTATAATGAACAG aacTGGGAGGCACGGTTATTGCTGGAAAAGTCCAGAGCAGTTAAGTGTCCTGATATAGCTACACAGCTTGTTGGAACCAAAAAAGTTCAGCAGGAGCTCAGCCGACCAGGAGTCCTGGAAAGATTCTTGCCAAATGAACCAGAAGCAGTGGCTCGATTGAGAGCAACATTCACAGGTCTCTACTCCTTGGAAATG GATGAAGAGGGTGATAAGATggttgccattgctattgctgaCCCAGACCGATTTGTGTTAAAACcacaaagggaaggaggag GGAATAATCTCTATGGAGATGAGCTTAAGCAAGTTCTGGAGAAAATTAAGGACAGTTCTGAGAGGACTTCTTATATTCTCATGGATAAGATAAAGGCTCCCCCAACACTAAATTACTTATTGAGGGCTCATTGTCCACTGAAAATATCAGAATGTGTGTCTGAATTGGGAATCTTTGGAGTCTATATCAG
- the GSS gene encoding glutathione synthetase isoform X2, giving the protein MTTLWKDILQNVQLIQYVAPIAIDVALLEGVLMRTKDDPNASDVVNFAPFTLFPSPVPKSLLEQAYSIQQDFNLLVDKVSQDTEFLEVTLASILKVDDFTAQLFKIYKQVLDEGIAQSLVLGINRSDYMFDYGADGSPALKQVEINTIAASFGGLTSRTTTVHRHVLNVLGKSKEASKLLSNNPSKGIAMGIARAWELYGSDRAVVMFLVEEAQRNIFDQRCIENELWIRNIKVIRKSFKDVFEKASLDSEKKLYIDGEEVAVVYYREGYMPRSYNEQNWEARLLLEKSRAVKCPDIATQLVGTKKVQQELSRPGVLERFLPNEPEAVARLRATFTGLYSLEMDEEGDKMVAIAIADPDRFVLKPQREGGGNNLYGDELKQVLEKIKDSSERTSYILMDKIKAPPTLNYLLRAHCPLKISECVSELGIFGVYIRHGQKFVMNKHVGHLLRTKAMEHADGGVAAGVAVLDTPYVI; this is encoded by the exons ATGACTACGCTTTGGAAAGATATTTTGCAAAATGTGCAGCTCATTCAATATGTGGCTCCCATTGCAATAGATGTAGCACTACTTGAAGGTGTTCTAATGAGGACTAAAGATGACCCCAATGCTTCTGAT GTTGTGAATTTTGCACCTTTTACACTGTTCCCATCTCCAGTACCAAAAAGTCTGCTTGAACAAGCCTATTCCATTCAACAAGATTTTAACCTACTAGTGGATAAAGTTAGCCAGGATACAGAATTTCTAGAAGTCACTCTTGCCAG TATCCTTAAAGTGGATGATTTTACAGCTCAACTGTTTAAAATTTATAAGCAGGTTTTGGATGAAGGAATTGCTCAG TCATTGGTTTTAGGAATCAATCGCTCTGATTACATGTTTGACTATGGTGCAGATGGTTCTCCAGCTCTAAAACAAGTGGAGATAAATACCATTGCTGCAAGCTTTGGAGGCCTCACATCTCGAACCACTACAGTACACCG GCATGTGCTGAATGTTTTGGGGAAATCAAAGGAAGCCTCAAAATTGCTTTCCAATAATCCATCGAAAGGAATTGCTATGGGCATTGCAAGAGCTTGGGAACTCTACGGCTCAGATAG aGCAGTGGTGATGTTTCTGGTTGAAGAGGCTCAGAGAAATATTTTTGACCAACGTTGTATAGAAAATGAACTATGGATAAG GAATATCAAGGTGATCCGAAAAAGTTTTAAAGATgtgtttgaaaaagcatctttggacagtgAAAAGAAACTGTATAT AGATGGGGAGGAAGTAGCAGTGGTATATTACAGAGAAGGCTATATGCCAAGAAGTTATAATGAACAG aacTGGGAGGCACGGTTATTGCTGGAAAAGTCCAGAGCAGTTAAGTGTCCTGATATAGCTACACAGCTTGTTGGAACCAAAAAAGTTCAGCAGGAGCTCAGCCGACCAGGAGTCCTGGAAAGATTCTTGCCAAATGAACCAGAAGCAGTGGCTCGATTGAGAGCAACATTCACAGGTCTCTACTCCTTGGAAATG GATGAAGAGGGTGATAAGATggttgccattgctattgctgaCCCAGACCGATTTGTGTTAAAACcacaaagggaaggaggag GGAATAATCTCTATGGAGATGAGCTTAAGCAAGTTCTGGAGAAAATTAAGGACAGTTCTGAGAGGACTTCTTATATTCTCATGGATAAGATAAAGGCTCCCCCAACACTAAATTACTTATTGAGGGCTCATTGTCCACTGAAAATATCAGAATGTGTGTCTGAATTGGGAATCTTTGGAGTCTATATCAG
- the LOC131196036 gene encoding uncharacterized protein LOC131196036, translating to MSSKNLADCDTESECDFYSDCWEQSVTDNKDLTDSSTENYFCFDSCSLFEKEKGKKKLHGIVLILENSQVDSTSFCKDNPLLQGEKVECTSKLQEDLSLESILFFKCKNYNTNGQSLKSFSSKIVPFIYSNSYGDHLCLNKAIPQLILTENSSEGQIIYTVKESCAFDKFYQKQSSDGNPLPSKQNKAVQVSSTEIKTEDNICYKCFKRSPISTAINKDPKKPKNFHSFESHLVSSHSEYSSEYSYQINNQITEQICSHSSSEEPISLMLKATYVYPDDSLASNSELSDVSEDEDSQRHALAFQFKDSEHNQLFKKLHLLIVPRKQATHFKKQGELSQIQIDEANYLLGTNSDPPESSSSNKYSDQALPTSNLWSSYSCFPPFKYSQANQLPHFFLQSSPQNPVKFTFQKRKLKVSKPVKSVVFTKQKTLQRDQKYKNKPSIFSKFHSFKTSDFEPIDKNKRVKEQYVSLNQTSKCHCSPLLDLTVDLHSEDKNSEKFLTLHRSSHKQTRVGKVIHRFSSCYLLNPKNSFERLHYISPIRKKNHLKMQNILNYFLGWTGRENRVEKYKEDISPTSQIRANETFISHMPIDKRSSTVPLHPHSNNYSVPFPTTLPFVDEMGHSQVPSSQTERRSPRALYIFPNECKNSSAPYVEMERNPWNPAESYGKYITCHSPCCANSKTRQLPNKLNMCNNRSMEKLNSGTSQIADGGLVLKKFSVCSCGTMSQSGLFPNNYISESGRRKTRPTPDSNWKANKTASNRWNSTAGNFNTEKVCCGCQHVCPTCHNLCHNLCKHKETKNQTGQRNQVTEVASLFENGFSVRNLKENVEKSETMKIGERKVKFYLGSDALQDTDLLTTHISSPTNECHQIPKHFISQPECSCCQTAVKEHLSTSKVSNCFGSENQVPKNYLNRESIFLVDPNRQIKSQCKCSHEISLFKLEQTDVYSGNRPEISKRKDPKLIQESSKFNHGWKKPEQCKYCQEKNQ from the exons ATGTCCAGCAAAAACCTGGCAGATTGTGACACAGAAAGTGAATGTGATTTTTATTCTGACTGTTGGGAACAAAGTGTTACAGATAACAAAG ATTTGACTGACTCTAGCACTGAAAATTACTTCTGTTTTGATTCATGCAGcttgtttgaaaaagaaaaagggaaaaagaaattgCATGGCATAGTGCTTATATTGGAAAATAGCCAGGTAGACAGTACAAGTTTCTGCAAAGACAATCCTTTGCTGCAAGGAGAAAAAGTAGAGTGCACTAGTAAATTGCAAGAAGATTTATCACTGGAATCTATATTGTTTTTCAAGTGTAAGAACTATAATACAAATGGCCAGTCACTGAAATCTTTTTCAAGCAAAATAGTTCCATTCATATACAGTAATTCTTATGGAGACCACTTGTGTTTAAATAAAGCAATCCCTCAACTGATCCTTACTGAAAATTCCTCTGAAGGACAAATCATTTATACAGTGAAAGAATCTTGTGCTTTTGATAAATTCTATCAGAAGCAGTCATCAGATGGTAACCCTCTACcttcaaagcaaaacaaagccgTGCAAGTTTCTTctacagaaataaaaacagaggacaataTTTGCTATAAATGTTTCAAACGATCACCAATATCTACTGCGATAAATAAAGACCCGAAGAAACCTAAAAACTTTCACAGTTTTGAAAGTCATTTAGTAAGTAGCCATTCAGAATACTCCTCAGAATATTCTTATCAAATTAACAACCAAATTACTGAGCAGATCTGCTCACATTCCAGCTCAGAAGAGCCTATTTCTTTGATGCTGAAAGCAACCTATGTATATCCAGATGATTCATTAGCAAGCAATTCTGAACTTTCAGATGTGAGTGAGGATGAAGATTCCCAGAGGCATGCTTTAGCTTTTCAGTTTAAAGACTCTGAACATAACCAACTGTTTAAGAAGTTGCATCTTCTTATAGTGCCACGAAAACAAGCCACGCATTTTAAAAAGCAGGGAGAactttctcaaattcaaattgatGAAGCCAATTACCTTCTAGGAACTAACTCAGATCCACCAGAATCTAGTTCTTCCAATAAATATTCTGATCAAGCATTACCTACATCAAATCTTTGGTCCTCATATTCATGTTTCCCACCCTTCAAATATTCACAGGCAAATCAGTTGCCTCACTTTTTTCTTCAGTCATCACCCCAAAATCCAGTTAAATTtacttttcaaaaaagaaaactaaaagtgTCCAAACCTGTAAAATCTGTTGTGTTTACCAAACAGAAAACATTGCAAAGAgaccaaaaatataaaaataagccaTCTATATTCTCCAAATTTCATTCATTTAAAACATCGGACTTTGAACCTATAGACAAAAATAAAAGAGTAAAAGAACAATATGTGTCTTTAAATCAGACATCTAAATGCCACTGCAGCCCATTGCTTGACTTAACTGTTGATCTGCATTCTGAAGACAAAAATTCTGAAAAGTTTCTAACTCTTCACAGAAGTTCTCACAAACAAACTCGAGTTGGCAAAGTCATTCATAGATTTTCATCTTGTTATTTGCTAAATCCTAAAAACAGTTTTGAAAGGCTTCACTATATTTctccaattagaaaaaaaaatcatttgaagaTGCAAAACATACTGAATTATTTTTTAGGTTGGACTGGCAGAGAGAATAGAGttgaaaaatataaagaagatatttctcCCACTTCACAGATACGAGCAAATGAGACTTTTATTTCACATATGCCAATTGACAAAAGGAGTTCAACTGTTCCACTTCATCCACATTCAAATAATTATTCTGTTCCATTTCCTACAACATTGCCTTTTGTAGATGAGATGGGACATTCACAAGTTCCTTCTTCGCAAACAGAGAGGAGGAGTCCTAGAGCATTGTATATTTTTCCAAATGAATGTAAGAATTCATCTGCTCCCTATGTGGAAATGGAGAGGAATCCTTGGAATCCTGCGGAATCTTATGGTAAATACATCACCTGCCATTCCCCTTGCTGTGCAAATTCTAAAACACGACAGCtaccaaataaattaaatatgtgTAATAATAGAAGTATGGAAAAACTGAATTCTGGAACTAGTCAGATAGCAGATGGAGGCTTGGTCCTGAAGAAGTTTTCAGTGTGCTCCTGTGGAACTATGTCACAAAGTGGTTTGTTTCCTAACAACTATATTTCAGAGTCAGGTAGAAGGAAAACTAGACCAACCCCAGATAGTAATTGGAAAGCCAATAAGACTGCCTCAAACAGATGGAATTCAACTGCAGGAAACTTCAACACAGAGAAAGTGTGCTGTGGTTGTCAGCATGTCTGTCCAACATGTCACAATCTATGTCACAATCTATGCAAACACAAAGAAACCAAGAaccaaactggtcaaagaaaccaGGTTACTGAAGTAGCATCTTTATTTGAAAATGGATTTTCCGTAAGGAATTTGAAAGAGAATGTAGAAAAAAGTGAAACCATGAAAATAGGTGAAAGAAAAGTCAAATTTTATCTAGGTTCAGATGCTTTACAAGACACTGACCTTTTAACCACACACATTTCATCACCAACTAATGAATGTCATCAAATaccaaaacattttatttctcaaCCAGAATGTTCATGCTGCCAGACTGCTGTTAAAGAACACCTCAGCACATCAAAAGTATCTAATTGTTTTGGTTCAGAAAACCAGGTGCCAAAGAACTACCTCAACAGAGAGAGTATATTTCTAGTGGATCCTAATCGGCAAATTAAAAGCCAGTGTAAATGTTCCCATGAAATCTCTCTCTTCAAGCTTGAGCAAACTGATGTATATTCAGGAAACAGACCTGAGATTTCAAAGAGGAAGGATCCGAAACTTATCcag gaGTCTTCAAAGTTTAATCATGGTTGGAAGAAACCTGAACAATGTAAATACtgccaagaaaaaaatcaatag